From the Rhodococcus sp. NBC_00297 genome, one window contains:
- the clpS gene encoding ATP-dependent Clp protease adapter ClpS produces the protein MASDLTATLPQATPDEAVEVSEDTATDTPWVTIVWDDPVNLMHYVTYVFQKLFGYSKDKATELMMQVHSEGKAVVSSGPRDKMEIDVQKLHAAGLWATMQHDV, from the coding sequence ATGGCTTCGGATCTCACCGCGACACTTCCGCAGGCCACGCCCGACGAGGCTGTGGAGGTGTCCGAGGACACCGCGACGGACACACCCTGGGTCACCATCGTCTGGGACGACCCGGTCAACCTGATGCACTACGTCACCTACGTCTTCCAGAAGCTGTTCGGCTACAGCAAGGACAAGGCGACGGAGCTGATGATGCAGGTGCACTCGGAAGGCAAGGCGGTCGTCTCGAGCGGGCCCCGCGACAAGATGGAGATCGACGTGCAGAAGCTGCACGCGGCGGGCCTGTGGGCCACCATGCAGCACGACGTCTGA
- the aosR gene encoding oxidative stress transcriptional regulator AosR — protein MRMWTRKNALGGVKFKSEMDGREVAVLRSLVESVVGLLERRGAEAPTDDLAELTGMRSGNTSAPEDPTLARLLPDFHRPEGADTAESDALAEQADLNGALRSLYEPDIIDIKRAAGATILSTLPNGGGKIVLTREQADSWLTGLNDVRLALGTTLGIDADTPDQLEEDDPRAPHLDVYHWLTWMQDSLVQVLMP, from the coding sequence GTGCGCATGTGGACCCGGAAGAACGCGCTGGGCGGCGTCAAGTTCAAGTCGGAGATGGACGGCCGCGAGGTGGCCGTCCTGCGGTCGCTCGTCGAGTCGGTGGTGGGGCTGCTGGAGCGACGGGGCGCCGAGGCGCCGACCGACGACCTGGCCGAGCTCACCGGCATGCGATCCGGCAACACCTCCGCTCCCGAGGACCCCACGCTCGCGCGGTTGCTTCCCGATTTCCACCGGCCCGAGGGCGCAGACACGGCCGAGTCCGACGCGCTCGCCGAGCAGGCCGACCTCAACGGCGCCCTCCGCAGCCTGTACGAGCCGGACATCATCGACATCAAGCGCGCCGCAGGCGCGACCATCCTGTCGACGCTGCCGAACGGCGGCGGCAAGATCGTTCTCACCCGCGAGCAGGCCGACTCCTGGCTGACCGGGCTGAACGACGTCCGGCTGGCCCTCGGCACCACCCTCGGCATCGATGCGGACACCCCCGACCAACTCGAGGAGGACGATCCGCGAGCACCGCACCTGGACGTCTACCACTGGCTCACCTGGATGCAGGACTCGCTGGTCCAGGTACTCATGCCGTGA
- a CDS encoding P1 family peptidase — MRDLLSDVAGLTVGHHHVLDPEVTLSDEHHDGVGRATGCTVVMTDAPVTAAVDVRGGGPGTRETDLLDPSHAVQQIDAVLLTGGSAYGLAAADGVMRHLEEHRRGVRMGRDDRVVPIVPGAVIFDLPMGDWSVRPDAEFGRAAAAAASADFALGCVGAGTGARAGLLKGGVGSASTRIETGAAAGLVVSALMVVNPVGSVFDPATGVLWSASSVPEVGLRIPSADDVRAAAELAPKDTSLNTTIGVVATDAQLTESECRRVAVAAHDGLARAIRPAHSPLDGDTIFAIATGRAAARPAEVDMPMMMPDLAVLDGVCAAVAPVVERAIARAILAATAVAGVPAYRDVFPSSGA; from the coding sequence ATGCGCGACCTGCTGTCGGACGTCGCCGGACTGACCGTCGGACACCACCACGTGCTGGATCCCGAGGTCACGCTGTCCGACGAGCACCACGACGGCGTCGGACGCGCGACCGGCTGCACCGTCGTCATGACGGACGCGCCGGTCACCGCGGCCGTCGATGTCCGCGGCGGCGGGCCGGGTACCCGCGAGACCGACCTGCTGGATCCGTCCCACGCCGTGCAGCAGATCGACGCGGTGCTGCTGACAGGCGGTTCCGCCTACGGTCTCGCGGCGGCGGACGGAGTCATGCGCCACCTCGAGGAACATCGGCGCGGCGTGCGGATGGGCCGAGACGACCGTGTCGTCCCGATCGTGCCGGGCGCCGTGATCTTCGATCTGCCGATGGGGGACTGGTCCGTGCGACCGGACGCGGAGTTCGGGCGAGCAGCTGCGGCAGCCGCGTCCGCCGACTTCGCGCTCGGATGCGTCGGCGCGGGGACGGGCGCGCGCGCCGGGCTCCTGAAAGGCGGCGTCGGCAGCGCGTCGACACGGATCGAGACCGGCGCCGCGGCGGGTCTGGTGGTCAGCGCGTTGATGGTCGTCAATCCCGTCGGATCGGTCTTCGACCCCGCGACGGGTGTCCTGTGGAGTGCGTCGTCCGTCCCGGAGGTGGGCCTGCGAATCCCGAGTGCGGACGACGTGCGGGCGGCCGCCGAGCTCGCGCCGAAGGACACCTCCCTCAACACGACCATCGGCGTCGTCGCCACGGACGCGCAGCTCACCGAGTCGGAGTGCCGGCGGGTGGCCGTCGCCGCACACGACGGGCTCGCACGCGCGATCCGACCGGCCCACTCGCCGCTGGACGGCGACACGATCTTCGCCATCGCGACGGGACGGGCGGCTGCCCGCCCCGCCGAGGTGGACATGCCGATGATGATGCCCGATCTGGCCGTGCTCGACGGAGTGTGCGCGGCGGTCGCCCCGGTGGTCGAGCGCGCCATCGCGCGGGCGATCCTCGCCGCGACGGCGGTGGCCGGGGTTCCCGCCTATCGGGACGTGTTCCCGAGTTCCGGCGCGTGA
- a CDS encoding rhomboid family intramembrane serine protease, whose translation MTLGTSGAQPATQPRRSRWASAAMVIGGFVAVLYVIEAVDVASGLALDRHGIGPRSVDGLQGVAFAPLLHHGWDHLFANTVPLLVLGFVLMLSGIARGLAVTAVVWIVGGLGTWLTGETASLHVGASIIVFGWLSYLIVRGIFARDLGQLLVGVLVLLVYGSALWGVLPTQEDVSWQGHLFGALAGVLAAWMFAGAARRQRAARTLPPSPTLHR comes from the coding sequence ATGACCCTCGGAACCTCCGGCGCGCAGCCGGCCACGCAGCCGCGACGCTCGCGCTGGGCGAGCGCCGCCATGGTGATCGGTGGCTTCGTCGCCGTTCTGTACGTCATCGAGGCGGTGGACGTGGCGTCCGGTCTCGCCCTCGACCGGCACGGCATCGGCCCCCGATCGGTCGACGGTCTCCAGGGCGTCGCCTTCGCCCCGCTGCTCCACCACGGGTGGGACCACCTGTTCGCCAACACCGTTCCGCTGCTGGTGTTGGGATTCGTGCTGATGCTCTCGGGCATCGCGCGCGGTCTGGCCGTCACCGCGGTGGTGTGGATCGTGGGTGGGCTGGGCACCTGGCTGACGGGCGAGACCGCGTCCCTGCACGTCGGCGCCTCGATCATCGTGTTCGGGTGGTTGTCCTACCTCATCGTTCGCGGCATCTTCGCCCGCGATCTCGGGCAGTTGCTCGTCGGGGTCCTGGTGCTGCTCGTCTACGGCAGCGCGTTGTGGGGGGTGCTCCCGACGCAGGAGGACGTGTCGTGGCAGGGCCACCTGTTCGGCGCACTCGCGGGAGTACTGGCGGCCTGGATGTTCGCCGGTGCCGCACGTCGGCAACGCGCCGCGCGCACGCTCCCGCCGTCGCCCACCCTGCACCGGTGA
- a CDS encoding cyclic nucleotide-degrading phosphodiesterase — MRLTVLGCSGSVSGPDSPASGYLIEAPDTAPLVMDFGPGVLGALQKYVNPADVHVLLSHLHADHCLDVPGLLVWRRYGPTAVEGRAVVLGPSDMAFRLGVASAESGGRIDDMSDTLDLRYLRDGSVVTFGALTIEPRRVYHPPESYGMRITTESGTVLAYTGDTGMCDAVVELSTGADVLLAEASWTHAADRPQGVHLSGTEAGRLAAMAEVSELLLTHIPPWTSREDVVAEAKAEFGGPVHAVSPGYVVEV; from the coding sequence ATGCGTCTCACGGTTCTGGGTTGTTCGGGCAGTGTCTCGGGTCCGGACTCGCCGGCATCGGGATATCTCATCGAGGCGCCCGACACCGCTCCGCTCGTCATGGACTTCGGGCCCGGTGTTCTCGGTGCCCTGCAGAAGTACGTGAACCCCGCCGACGTGCACGTGCTGCTGTCGCACCTGCACGCCGATCACTGCCTCGACGTCCCCGGACTGCTGGTCTGGCGCCGGTACGGCCCCACTGCGGTGGAGGGCCGTGCCGTGGTCCTCGGGCCGTCGGACATGGCGTTCCGTCTGGGCGTGGCGTCCGCGGAGAGCGGTGGCCGGATCGACGACATGTCGGACACCCTCGATCTGCGGTACCTCCGAGACGGTTCCGTGGTGACGTTCGGTGCGCTGACCATCGAGCCGCGACGCGTGTACCACCCGCCGGAGTCCTACGGCATGCGCATCACCACCGAGAGTGGAACCGTCCTGGCTTACACCGGGGACACCGGAATGTGCGACGCGGTGGTCGAACTGTCGACCGGGGCCGACGTGCTCCTGGCCGAGGCGTCGTGGACACACGCCGCGGATCGCCCTCAGGGCGTACACCTCTCGGGTACCGAGGCCGGCCGGCTGGCGGCCATGGCGGAGGTCTCGGAGCTGCTGCTCACCCACATCCCGCCGTGGACGTCACGCGAGGACGTCGTCGCGGAGGCGAAGGCCGAGTTCGGTGGTCCGGTGCATGCCGTCTCACCCGGCTACGTCGTCGAGGTCTGA
- the rph gene encoding ribonuclease PH encodes MSTREDGRADDELRTITITRGFTSHPAGSVLVEFGNTRVMCTASVEEGVPRWRKGSGLGWLTAEYAMLPGATHTRNSRESVKGKVSGRTSEISRLIGRSLRACIDLAALGENTIALDCDVLQADGGTRTAAITGAFVALSDAVTYLAAHGKLADPQPISCAIAAVSVGVVDGRVRLDLPYEEDSRAEVDMNVVATDTGTLVEIQGTGEGATFPRSTLDAMLDNALAGCERIFAIQKEALAAPYPGELPGA; translated from the coding sequence GTGTCCACACGTGAAGACGGCAGAGCAGACGACGAACTCCGCACCATCACCATCACCCGCGGTTTCACCTCGCACCCGGCAGGATCGGTGCTGGTCGAGTTCGGCAACACCCGGGTGATGTGCACCGCCAGCGTGGAGGAGGGGGTGCCGCGGTGGCGCAAGGGATCCGGGCTCGGCTGGCTCACCGCCGAGTACGCCATGCTTCCCGGCGCGACGCACACCCGCAACAGCCGCGAATCGGTGAAGGGCAAGGTCAGCGGACGCACGTCCGAGATCAGCCGACTCATCGGGCGCTCGCTGCGGGCCTGCATCGATCTCGCCGCTCTCGGTGAGAACACCATCGCCCTCGACTGCGACGTGCTGCAGGCCGACGGCGGGACCCGCACCGCGGCGATCACGGGTGCCTTCGTGGCACTGTCCGATGCCGTCACCTATCTCGCGGCTCACGGCAAGCTCGCCGATCCGCAGCCCATCTCCTGCGCCATCGCTGCCGTGTCGGTCGGCGTGGTGGACGGCCGCGTCCGGTTGGACCTGCCGTACGAGGAGGACTCCCGCGCCGAGGTGGACATGAACGTCGTGGCCACCGACACCGGAACACTCGTCGAGATCCAGGGCACCGGCGAGGGCGCGACCTTCCCGCGGTCCACCCTCGACGCCATGCTCGACAATGCCCTCGCCGGCTGCGAGCGCATCTTCGCGATCCAGAAGGAGGCTCTCGCGGCCCCTTACCCCGGTGAGCTGCCCGGTGCCTGA
- the rdgB gene encoding RdgB/HAM1 family non-canonical purine NTP pyrophosphatase, translating to MPDVRLLVASRNAKKLAELRRVLDAAQVGGVELVGLDEVAEYPETPETGATFEENALIKARDGAAATGMPCVADDSGIAIDALNGMPGVLSARWSGQHGQDEANTALVLAQLADVPDERRGAAFVSACALVLPDGREHVVRGEWRGSVSRTRAGSGGFGYDPIFVPDGAGQSAAEMTPAEKDASSHRGVALRRLLPEITALTQ from the coding sequence GTGCCTGACGTACGGCTCCTCGTCGCCAGCCGCAACGCGAAGAAGCTCGCCGAACTGCGGCGGGTGCTCGATGCCGCGCAGGTCGGCGGCGTGGAACTGGTGGGGCTCGACGAGGTCGCCGAGTACCCGGAGACTCCCGAGACCGGGGCGACCTTCGAGGAGAACGCACTGATCAAGGCTCGGGACGGCGCTGCCGCGACCGGAATGCCGTGTGTGGCAGATGATTCGGGGATCGCGATCGACGCACTGAACGGTATGCCCGGAGTGCTGTCGGCGCGATGGTCGGGGCAGCACGGCCAGGACGAGGCGAACACCGCGCTGGTGCTGGCGCAACTGGCCGACGTGCCGGACGAGCGGCGCGGTGCGGCGTTCGTCTCCGCCTGTGCGCTGGTGCTGCCGGACGGACGTGAGCACGTGGTCCGCGGCGAGTGGCGGGGGAGTGTGTCGAGAACCCGTGCTGGAAGCGGTGGATTCGGTTACGACCCGATCTTCGTTCCGGACGGTGCCGGGCAGTCCGCTGCCGAGATGACGCCCGCGGAGAAGGACGCGTCGTCCCATCGCGGCGTCGCGCTGCGCCGGTTGCTCCCGGAGATCACCGCGCTCACGCAGTAG
- a CDS encoding DUF3817 domain-containing protein, with the protein MEPALLRYRVLAYATGVWLLVLTAEMVAKYVFGVENLPGWIAIVHGWVYFAYLIVTLDLAVKVRWPVGRTIGTLLAGTVPFLSFVIEHRRTQQVKRDFAVRPTA; encoded by the coding sequence ATCGAGCCCGCACTTCTGCGCTATCGCGTTCTCGCCTACGCCACCGGCGTCTGGCTGCTGGTGCTGACCGCGGAGATGGTGGCCAAGTACGTCTTCGGCGTCGAGAACCTGCCCGGGTGGATCGCGATCGTGCACGGCTGGGTCTACTTCGCGTACCTGATCGTCACGCTCGACCTCGCCGTGAAGGTGCGCTGGCCCGTCGGCCGCACCATCGGCACGCTCCTCGCCGGCACCGTGCCGTTCCTGTCGTTCGTCATCGAGCACCGCCGCACCCAGCAGGTGAAGCGGGACTTCGCCGTCCGACCTACTGCGTGA
- a CDS encoding transcriptional regulator, producing MDQSRDTTSRTRRPALIVLVIVAACGCLALGYWQWERFESSSGTGQNLGYAFQWPLFAAFVVFAYRRFVQLEDTVDEPVESTVITEIPTDLLPQRPTARATRVSDDTADDEETRQLREYNSYLAELDAGRENDRSTS from the coding sequence GTGGATCAGAGCCGGGACACCACCTCGAGGACGCGCCGACCAGCACTCATCGTGCTGGTCATCGTCGCTGCCTGCGGATGCCTGGCGCTCGGGTACTGGCAGTGGGAACGATTCGAATCGTCGTCCGGCACGGGTCAGAATCTCGGCTACGCCTTCCAGTGGCCCCTCTTCGCCGCCTTCGTCGTGTTCGCCTACCGACGGTTCGTCCAACTCGAGGACACCGTGGACGAACCGGTGGAGTCCACGGTGATCACCGAGATCCCCACCGATCTCCTCCCGCAGCGCCCGACAGCTCGGGCGACCCGCGTGTCCGACGACACCGCCGACGACGAGGAGACTCGTCAACTGCGGGAGTACAACAGCTATCTCGCGGAGTTGGACGCCGGCCGCGAGAACGACAGGAGCACTTCGTGA